The following are encoded in a window of Bradyrhizobium sp. WBOS07 genomic DNA:
- a CDS encoding type II toxin-antitoxin system RelE/ParE family toxin: MIQSFANSETGLIWSGRRSRKLPPDIQNTALRKLRLLNQARVLADLRVPPGNRLEAMKADRQGQHSIRINDQWRICFAWDDGGPRDVEIVDYHD; encoded by the coding sequence ATGATCCAGAGCTTCGCCAACTCCGAGACAGGGTTGATCTGGTCCGGGCGGCGAAGTCGAAAACTGCCGCCCGACATCCAAAATACGGCTTTGCGAAAGCTGCGTTTGCTGAATCAAGCACGGGTGTTGGCCGATCTCAGGGTTCCGCCGGGCAACCGGCTCGAAGCCATGAAGGCTGATCGCCAAGGCCAGCACTCGATTCGGATCAACGATCAGTGGCGCATCTGTTTTGCTTGGGACGACGGAGGACCGAGAGATGTCGAAATCGTCGACTACCACGACTAG
- a CDS encoding HigA family addiction module antitoxin: protein MSKSSTTTTRNGLLRNPHPGEILLEEFLKPMDLSQNGLARAVRVPPRRINEIVLGKRDITADTDLRLARYFGLSEGFFLGLQMDYDLMQRRREIDRDLKAIRPRAAA from the coding sequence ATGTCGAAATCGTCGACTACCACGACTAGGAACGGTCTCCTCCGCAATCCTCATCCCGGCGAAATCCTGCTGGAGGAGTTCTTGAAGCCGATGGATCTCAGCCAGAACGGGCTGGCGCGCGCCGTTCGCGTGCCACCGCGGCGCATCAACGAGATCGTCCTGGGCAAACGCGACATCACGGCCGACACCGATCTGCGGCTCGCCCGCTATTTTGGTCTGTCGGAAGGCTTTTTCCTGGGACTCCAGATGGACTACGATCTGATGCAGCGACGGCGCGAGATCGATCGCGACCTCAAGGCCATCCGGCCACGCGCGGCAGCCTAG
- a CDS encoding DUF721 domain-containing protein, with amino-acid sequence MSKFPPKPGPISAKPLGILLDDVFAEAYAKQGFAARELVTRWAQIAGAEIAAHAEPLKMQWPRPVEGQPQEPATLVLRVEGPMALEIQHSADVILERVNRFFGWSAVGKLAFRQAPLSRPQARKRPAPPDPRRVAKVAESLGEIEDEELKTALARLGAAIKRN; translated from the coding sequence ATGTCCAAATTCCCGCCCAAACCCGGCCCCATCAGCGCCAAGCCGCTCGGGATCCTGCTCGACGACGTCTTTGCCGAGGCCTATGCCAAGCAGGGATTCGCGGCGCGCGAGCTGGTGACGCGGTGGGCGCAGATTGCGGGAGCCGAGATCGCCGCCCATGCCGAGCCGTTGAAGATGCAATGGCCGCGGCCGGTGGAGGGCCAGCCGCAGGAGCCGGCGACCCTGGTGCTGCGGGTCGAGGGACCGATGGCCCTGGAGATCCAACACTCCGCCGACGTGATCCTGGAGCGGGTCAATCGCTTCTTCGGCTGGAGCGCGGTCGGCAAGCTGGCCTTCCGCCAGGCCCCTTTGTCGCGGCCCCAGGCCCGGAAGCGGCCGGCCCCGCCGGACCCCAGACGCGTCGCCAAGGTGGCCGAGAGCCTGGGGGAGATCGAAGACGAAGAGCTGAAGACGGCGCTGGCCCGGCTCGGGGCCGCCATCAAGCGAAATTGA
- a CDS encoding DsbA family protein, which translates to MIITRRAFTTMLSLTGLAALAGLSPLRLISDAMAQSAADVAKPVSLPDMALGPKDAAVTITEYASMTCPHCAVFNEQVFPKIKKEYIDTNKVRYIFREFPLDIKAAAGSMLSRCIAKDDAPKYFAVTDMLFRQQNDWVMKNTTETLTRIGKQAGLTQQQVEACLKDQALLDKIAADQKYASDVLKVDSTPTFFINGEKIKGETSFEEFAKKINPLLKS; encoded by the coding sequence GTGATCATCACCCGCCGCGCCTTCACCACGATGCTGTCGCTGACCGGGCTTGCCGCGCTCGCCGGGCTCTCGCCGCTCCGCCTCATCTCCGACGCCATGGCGCAGTCGGCCGCCGACGTCGCCAAGCCGGTGTCGCTGCCCGACATGGCGCTCGGCCCGAAGGATGCCGCCGTCACCATCACCGAATACGCCTCGATGACGTGCCCGCACTGCGCCGTCTTCAACGAGCAGGTGTTCCCCAAGATCAAGAAGGAATACATCGACACCAACAAGGTGCGTTACATCTTCCGCGAGTTCCCGCTCGACATCAAAGCCGCCGCCGGCTCGATGCTGTCGCGCTGCATCGCCAAGGACGACGCGCCGAAATATTTCGCGGTCACCGACATGCTGTTCCGCCAGCAGAACGACTGGGTCATGAAAAACACCACCGAGACCCTGACGCGGATCGGCAAGCAGGCCGGCCTTACACAGCAGCAGGTCGAAGCCTGCCTGAAGGATCAGGCGTTGCTGGACAAGATCGCCGCCGACCAGAAATACGCCAGCGACGTGCTCAAGGTGGATTCGACGCCGACCTTCTTCATCAACGGCGAGAAGATCAAGGGCGAGACCTCGTTCGAGGAGTTCGCCAAGAAGATCAATCCGCTGCTGAAGAGCTGA
- the smc gene encoding chromosome segregation protein SMC has protein sequence MKITRLRLHGFKSFVEPTDFVIEPGLTGVVGPNGCGKSNLVEALRWAMGETSYKSLRAADMDAVIFAGSGNRPARNHAEVTMTIDNADRTAPAAMNDSQLLEISRRIEREAGSVYRINGRDVRARDVQILFADAATGARSPALVHQGKIGEIIQAKPEQRRRVLEDAAGVAGLHARRHEAELRLKAAETNLTRVEDVIGQLAGQMEGLKKQARQAVRYREVAAKVRKAEATLYHLRWIGAHADVNESGQTHDLAVREMAERTQHQAEAARIQAIRAAEMPALRDAEARAAAGLQRLTNARELLDREEERAKERVAELERRLAQFEGDISRAQQQTMDADVALQRLDTEDAELKEEIKSRVEKRSGVDERVAEAEAVLTETEQRFAELTTALADLTARRNQLEANVRTHRDKLARLDQEIANVAAEEQKLTEATGGFGDLDELTALVETAEETLAASEAAAQASEAAHVAARQTLESSRSPLVEADKRVQRLETEARTISKIVNGETKNLWPPIIDGITVDKGFEKAIGAALGDDLDAPIDPSAPMRWTNVGHTEGDPELPEGAVPLANHVQAPAELARRLAQIGVVPRERGAELVSQLKTGQRLVSPEGDVWRWDGFVAAAHAPTGAARRLAERARLVDIENELEQARIDAQIKRQSLENAESELQMAASTEGASREAWRAAQRELNVARERHANAEREISRHAARKATLSEAHSRLAADRAEAEAAYEYAQAGIGELPSSEDTETQLAAVRSDIEGHRRMAAQVRAEAQALAREAELADRRVQAILAERTEWQNRKESAASHIDTIQARIAELTIERSELENAPAVFAEKRSALITEIEYAENDRRMAADALATAESAMAETDRVAKLTLEALSSAREATARAEERMDGARRRLEDVEREIRDMLEVEPQAVAGLAEIEPGAELPPLHDIEEELEKMRRDRERLGAVNLRAEEELREVETQHTGLVTERDDLVEAIKRLRQGIQSLNKEARERLLTSFEVVNNHFKRLFVELFGGGEAALHLIESDDPLEAGLEIIAKPPGKKPQTLSLLSGGEQALTAMALIFAVFLTNPSPICVLDEVDAPLDDHNVERYCNLLHEMTGSTDTRFIIITHNPITMARMNRLFGVTMAERGVSQLVSVSLSEAVDILDQNVA, from the coding sequence ATGAAAATCACCCGCCTGCGCCTTCACGGCTTCAAGTCCTTCGTTGAGCCCACGGACTTCGTCATCGAGCCCGGCCTGACCGGCGTGGTCGGCCCCAACGGCTGCGGCAAGTCGAATCTCGTCGAGGCGCTGCGCTGGGCGATGGGCGAGACCTCCTACAAGAGCTTGCGCGCCGCCGACATGGACGCGGTGATCTTCGCCGGCTCCGGCAACCGTCCCGCGCGCAACCACGCCGAAGTGACGATGACGATCGACAATGCCGATCGCACCGCGCCCGCGGCGATGAATGACAGCCAGCTGCTCGAAATCTCCCGCCGCATCGAGCGCGAGGCCGGCTCGGTCTATCGCATCAACGGCCGCGACGTGCGCGCCCGTGACGTCCAGATCCTGTTCGCCGACGCCGCCACCGGCGCGCGCTCGCCTGCGCTCGTCCACCAGGGCAAGATCGGCGAGATCATCCAGGCCAAGCCCGAGCAGCGCCGCCGCGTGCTGGAAGACGCTGCCGGCGTCGCCGGCCTGCACGCCCGCCGTCACGAAGCCGAGCTGCGGCTGAAGGCGGCCGAAACCAACCTCACCCGCGTCGAGGACGTGATCGGCCAGCTCGCGGGGCAGATGGAAGGCCTGAAGAAGCAGGCCCGCCAGGCGGTGCGCTATCGCGAGGTCGCGGCCAAGGTCCGCAAGGCCGAAGCCACGCTGTACCATCTGCGCTGGATCGGCGCGCATGCCGACGTCAACGAATCCGGCCAGACCCACGATCTCGCCGTGCGCGAGATGGCCGAGCGCACCCAGCACCAGGCCGAGGCCGCCCGCATCCAGGCCATCCGCGCCGCCGAGATGCCTGCCCTGCGCGATGCGGAAGCGCGCGCTGCGGCCGGGCTGCAGCGCCTCACCAATGCCCGCGAGCTGCTCGACCGCGAGGAAGAGCGCGCCAAGGAGCGCGTCGCCGAGCTCGAGCGCCGCCTCGCCCAGTTCGAGGGCGACATCTCGCGTGCCCAGCAGCAGACCATGGATGCCGACGTCGCGCTGCAGCGGCTCGACACCGAAGACGCCGAGCTGAAGGAAGAGATCAAGTCGCGGGTCGAGAAGCGCTCCGGCGTCGACGAGCGCGTCGCCGAGGCCGAGGCGGTGCTGACCGAGACCGAGCAGCGCTTCGCCGAGCTCACCACTGCGCTCGCCGACCTCACCGCCAGGCGCAATCAGCTTGAGGCCAACGTCCGCACCCATCGCGACAAGCTTGCCCGGCTCGACCAGGAGATCGCGAACGTCGCCGCGGAAGAGCAGAAGCTCACCGAGGCGACCGGCGGCTTCGGCGATCTCGACGAGCTGACCGCTCTGGTCGAGACCGCGGAAGAGACGCTGGCGGCGTCCGAAGCTGCGGCACAGGCCAGCGAAGCTGCCCACGTCGCGGCCCGCCAGACCCTGGAATCCTCGCGCTCGCCGCTGGTCGAAGCAGACAAGCGCGTGCAGCGGCTCGAGACCGAGGCGCGCACGATCTCCAAGATCGTCAACGGCGAGACCAAGAATCTGTGGCCGCCGATCATCGACGGCATCACCGTCGACAAGGGTTTTGAGAAGGCGATCGGCGCCGCCCTCGGCGACGATCTCGACGCCCCGATCGATCCGTCGGCGCCGATGCGCTGGACCAATGTCGGCCACACCGAAGGCGATCCGGAGCTGCCCGAAGGCGCGGTGCCGCTCGCCAACCACGTTCAGGCGCCGGCCGAGCTGGCCCGCCGCCTCGCCCAGATCGGCGTGGTGCCGCGCGAGCGCGGCGCCGAGCTGGTGTCGCAGCTCAAGACCGGCCAGCGGCTGGTCTCGCCCGAAGGCGATGTCTGGCGCTGGGACGGTTTCGTCGCCGCGGCGCATGCCCCGACCGGCGCGGCCCGCCGCCTTGCCGAGCGCGCCCGCCTCGTCGACATCGAGAACGAGCTCGAGCAGGCCCGCATCGACGCGCAGATCAAGCGTCAGTCGCTGGAGAACGCCGAGTCCGAGCTGCAGATGGCGGCGAGCACCGAAGGCGCCAGCCGCGAAGCCTGGCGCGCCGCGCAGCGCGAGCTCAACGTCGCGCGCGAGCGTCATGCCAACGCCGAGCGCGAGATCAGCCGCCACGCCGCGCGCAAGGCGACGCTGTCGGAAGCGCACAGCCGTCTTGCCGCAGACCGCGCCGAGGCCGAAGCTGCTTACGAATACGCCCAGGCCGGCATCGGCGAGCTGCCGTCGAGCGAGGACACCGAGACCCAGCTCGCCGCCGTTCGGAGCGACATCGAGGGTCACCGCCGCATGGCGGCCCAGGTCCGCGCCGAGGCGCAGGCGCTGGCGCGCGAAGCCGAGCTGGCCGATCGCCGCGTCCAGGCGATCCTGGCCGAGCGCACCGAGTGGCAGAACCGCAAGGAGAGCGCGGCCTCCCATATCGACACCATCCAGGCCCGCATCGCCGAGCTCACGATCGAGCGCAGCGAGCTCGAGAACGCGCCGGCCGTGTTCGCCGAGAAGCGTAGCGCCCTGATCACCGAGATCGAGTACGCGGAGAACGACCGCCGCATGGCCGCCGACGCGCTCGCCACTGCGGAAAGCGCGATGGCGGAGACCGACCGCGTCGCCAAGCTGACGCTGGAGGCGCTCTCCAGCGCCCGCGAGGCCACCGCCCGCGCCGAGGAGCGCATGGACGGCGCCCGCCGCCGGCTGGAGGACGTCGAGCGCGAGATCCGCGACATGCTCGAGGTCGAGCCGCAGGCCGTCGCAGGCCTCGCCGAGATCGAGCCCGGCGCCGAGCTGCCGCCGCTGCACGACATAGAGGAAGAGCTCGAAAAGATGCGCCGCGACCGCGAGCGTCTCGGTGCGGTCAACCTGCGCGCCGAGGAGGAGCTGCGCGAGGTCGAGACCCAGCACACCGGCCTCGTCACCGAGCGCGACGACCTCGTCGAGGCCATCAAGCGGCTGCGCCAGGGCATCCAGAGCCTCAACAAGGAGGCGCGCGAGCGGCTGTTGACCTCGTTCGAGGTCGTCAACAACCACTTCAAGCGCCTGTTCGTCGAGCTGTTCGGCGGCGGCGAGGCCGCGCTGCACCTGATCGAGAGCGACGACCCGCTGGAAGCCGGCCTCGAAATCATCGCCAAGCCGCCGGGCAAGAAGCCGCAGACGCTGTCGCTGCTGTCGGGCGGCGAGCAGGCGCTGACTGCGATGGCGCTGATCTTCGCGGTGTTCCTGACCAACCCCTCGCCGATCTGCGTGCTGGACGAAGTCGACGCGCCGCTCGACGACCACAACGTCGAACGCTACTGCAACCTCCTGCACGAGATGACCGGCTCGACCGATACGCGCTTCATCATCATCACCCACAACCCGATCACGATGGCGCGGATGAACCGTCTGTTCGGCGTCACCATGGCCGAGCGCGGCGTGTCGCAGCTGGTGTCGGTCAGTCTTTCCGAGGCCGTGGACATTCTCGACCAGAACGTGGCGTGA
- a CDS encoding small ribosomal subunit Rsm22 family protein — MIAPTIPSELKAALDGKLDGFSRTDAAQRSQKISTTYRAGGTSGAIKSEADALAYALARMPATYAAVAASLNALTEIAPDFAPETLLDVGAGPGTASWAAAEAFPSLQDFTLLDANATLSRLALELARDSSRLAECRHLPGDAGGNLAEVSQADLVIASYVIGELGEADQRKLAEAMWAKARQALVVIEPGTPAGYARILALRQQLIAAGAYVAAPCPHEGPCPLTPPDWCHFSQRLPRSQAHRQIKGAEVPFEDERFIYVALTRTAPASRAARVLAPPDVGKAEITAKLCTEDGVELAKVSRRDKAAYAAARRWRWGDAVIAES, encoded by the coding sequence ATGATCGCCCCCACCATTCCCTCCGAGCTGAAAGCGGCCCTCGACGGCAAGCTCGACGGTTTCTCGCGCACCGACGCGGCCCAGCGCTCGCAAAAAATCTCGACTACCTATCGCGCAGGCGGCACCTCCGGCGCGATCAAGTCGGAAGCCGATGCCCTCGCCTACGCGCTGGCGCGCATGCCGGCGACCTATGCGGCGGTGGCGGCGAGCCTGAATGCGCTCACCGAGATCGCGCCCGACTTCGCCCCGGAAACGCTGCTCGACGTCGGCGCGGGCCCGGGCACCGCGAGCTGGGCCGCCGCGGAGGCGTTTCCGTCGTTGCAGGATTTTACGCTGCTCGACGCCAACGCCACGCTGAGCCGGCTCGCGCTCGAACTGGCGCGCGACAGCTCGCGATTGGCGGAGTGCCGCCATCTGCCGGGCGATGCCGGCGGCAACCTCGCGGAGGTCTCGCAAGCCGATCTCGTCATTGCCAGCTACGTCATCGGCGAGCTCGGCGAAGCTGATCAGCGCAAGCTCGCGGAGGCGATGTGGGCGAAAGCGCGCCAGGCGCTGGTCGTTATCGAGCCCGGCACGCCGGCCGGCTACGCCCGGATCCTCGCGCTGCGCCAGCAGCTGATCGCGGCGGGCGCGTATGTCGCCGCGCCCTGCCCGCACGAAGGACCCTGCCCGCTCACCCCGCCCGATTGGTGCCATTTCTCCCAGCGCCTGCCCCGCTCGCAGGCGCACCGGCAGATCAAGGGCGCCGAGGTGCCGTTCGAGGACGAGCGCTTCATCTACGTCGCCCTGACCCGCACAGCACCCGCAAGCCGCGCCGCGCGCGTGCTGGCGCCACCGGACGTGGGCAAGGCCGAGATCACCGCCAAGCTCTGCACCGAAGACGGCGTTGAGCTTGCGAAGGTATCTCGGCGCGACAAGGCGGCCTATGCAGCAGCCCGGCGCTGGCGCTGGGGCGACGCCGTGATTGCCGAAAGTTAA
- a CDS encoding LemA family protein, which yields MSTGWIVLGVIVVLALFAFSAYNRLVALSQRVGQAFADIDVQLKQRHDLVPNLVETVKGYATHERGTLDDVIKARNSAMSAQGPAQVSAAENQLSGALGRLIALSEAYPDLKANANFQQLASELSDLENKIAASRRFFNSAVQEYNTGIQQLPAALFAGMFGFTRKDFFDLGASRTQVEAAPQVKF from the coding sequence ATGTCGACCGGCTGGATCGTTCTCGGCGTCATCGTCGTCCTCGCGCTGTTCGCCTTCAGCGCGTATAATCGCCTGGTGGCGCTGAGCCAGCGCGTCGGCCAGGCCTTTGCCGATATCGACGTGCAGCTCAAGCAGCGCCACGACCTCGTTCCGAACCTGGTCGAGACCGTGAAGGGCTATGCCACGCATGAGCGAGGCACGCTCGACGATGTCATCAAGGCGCGCAATTCGGCGATGTCCGCGCAGGGGCCGGCGCAGGTGTCCGCGGCCGAGAACCAGCTGTCCGGTGCGCTCGGCCGGCTGATCGCGCTGTCGGAGGCTTATCCGGACCTCAAGGCCAACGCCAATTTCCAGCAGCTCGCATCCGAGCTTTCCGACCTCGAGAACAAGATCGCGGCGAGCCGCCGCTTCTTCAACAGCGCGGTCCAGGAATACAATACCGGCATCCAGCAGCTGCCGGCTGCGCTGTTCGCCGGCATGTTCGGCTTCACCAGGAAGGACTTCTTCGATCTCGGCGCCAGCCGCACCCAGGTCGAGGCGGCGCCGCAGGTGAAGTTCTGA
- a CDS encoding M48 family metallopeptidase: MAAYGLYTHIASNKSRSMLLLAGLFLLVYVLVFAGALVAEVFIDSNRTVAFYLSHAFQDLKVAAPVATVVAAVWIVIAYFFHQSMIDAVTGGHGVTRQEEPRLYNLLENLCISRGITMPKLKIMESPALNAFATGLNPRQYSITVTTGLLDALDDKEIEAVLGHELTHIRNGDVQLMVVAVIIAGVVGFFGEMFFRLFTNFNWSSGGSSSSSSSSRSSSSSSDSKNSGGGAVIVIIIAIVLIVLAWLLSQVVKLALSRSREYLADAGSVELTKDPDAMISALRKIENRGELPGATSAVMELCVDNPREGFADLFATHPSVQSRVDALVKFAGGHDPGPLPPAEATDEPEAPADQQDAPPPPDRGPWNDAGGPVAPPPVPASGPSGTANSNPMGMPAGNPIGNPMGPWGRH, from the coding sequence ATGGCCGCGTACGGTCTCTACACGCACATCGCCTCGAACAAGTCTCGTTCGATGCTGCTGCTCGCCGGCTTGTTCCTGCTGGTCTACGTGCTGGTCTTTGCCGGCGCACTCGTCGCCGAGGTTTTCATCGACAGCAACCGGACCGTCGCCTTCTACCTGAGCCACGCCTTCCAGGATCTGAAAGTCGCAGCGCCCGTCGCGACCGTCGTGGCGGCGGTCTGGATCGTGATCGCCTATTTCTTCCACCAGTCGATGATCGACGCGGTGACCGGCGGCCACGGCGTCACCCGGCAGGAGGAGCCGCGGCTCTATAACCTGCTCGAAAACCTCTGCATCTCGCGCGGCATCACCATGCCGAAGCTGAAGATCATGGAGAGCCCGGCGCTGAACGCGTTCGCGACCGGCCTCAATCCCAGGCAATATTCCATCACCGTCACCACGGGTCTCCTCGATGCGCTCGATGACAAGGAGATCGAGGCGGTGCTGGGCCACGAGCTGACCCATATCAGGAACGGCGACGTCCAACTGATGGTTGTCGCCGTCATCATCGCCGGCGTGGTCGGTTTCTTCGGCGAGATGTTCTTCCGCCTGTTCACGAATTTCAACTGGAGCTCCGGCGGCTCGTCGAGCTCCTCATCGTCCTCGCGCTCGTCCTCGTCGTCGAGCGACAGCAAGAACTCCGGCGGCGGCGCGGTGATCGTGATCATCATCGCGATCGTGCTGATCGTGCTGGCCTGGCTGCTGTCTCAGGTGGTCAAGCTCGCGCTGTCGCGGTCGCGCGAATATCTTGCCGACGCCGGCTCCGTCGAGCTGACGAAAGATCCCGATGCGATGATCTCGGCGCTGCGCAAGATCGAGAATCGCGGCGAGCTGCCCGGTGCAACCTCGGCCGTGATGGAGCTCTGCGTCGACAATCCCCGCGAGGGCTTCGCCGATCTGTTCGCAACCCACCCCTCGGTGCAATCCAGGGTCGATGCACTGGTCAAGTTTGCCGGCGGCCATGATCCGGGCCCGCTGCCGCCGGCCGAGGCAACGGACGAGCCCGAAGCGCCGGCCGACCAGCAGGACGCCCCACCGCCGCCAGATCGCGGTCCCTGGAACGATGCCGGCGGCCCTGTCGCTCCGCCGCCCGTGCCCGCATCCGGCCCCTCCGGAACTGCGAACAGCAACCCCATGGGCATGCCGGCCGGCAATCCCATAGGCAATCCTATGGGTCCTTGGGGCCGTCATTGA
- a CDS encoding GIY-YIG nuclease family protein, with protein sequence MSIDRKAAITAYKERKTIAGIYVVRCAASEQAWVGQAPNLETIQNRIWFSLRQGSHTCRSLQAAWTAHGEAGLTFAECERLEDEESAYVRNALLKERLLHWRDALKAETI encoded by the coding sequence GTGAGCATCGACCGGAAAGCAGCGATCACCGCCTATAAGGAGCGCAAGACCATTGCGGGCATCTACGTCGTGCGCTGCGCAGCGTCGGAGCAGGCCTGGGTCGGCCAAGCGCCGAACCTGGAGACGATCCAGAACCGGATCTGGTTCTCGCTGCGCCAGGGCAGCCACACCTGCCGCAGCCTCCAGGCCGCCTGGACTGCGCATGGCGAGGCCGGCCTGACGTTTGCCGAATGCGAGCGGCTGGAGGACGAAGAGAGCGCCTATGTCCGGAACGCACTACTGAAGGAGCGCCTGCTGCACTGGCGGGACGCGCTGAAGGCCGAGACGATCTGA
- a CDS encoding adenine phosphoribosyltransferase has protein sequence MTFDHDIKASVRTIPDYPKPGIMFRDITTLLADARAFRRAVDELVNPWAGNKIDKVAGMEARGFIIGGAVAHQLSAGFVPIRKKGKLPHTTVRIAYSLEYGIDEMEMHVDAIQPGERVILVDDLIATGGTAEGAVKLLRQIGANVVAACFIIDLPELGGAAKLRAMDVPVRTLMTFEGH, from the coding sequence ATGACTTTTGACCACGACATCAAGGCGAGCGTCCGCACCATCCCGGACTATCCGAAGCCCGGGATCATGTTCCGCGACATCACGACCCTGCTCGCGGATGCGCGCGCCTTCCGCCGTGCGGTCGATGAGCTCGTCAATCCCTGGGCCGGCAACAAGATCGACAAGGTCGCCGGCATGGAGGCGAGGGGCTTCATCATCGGCGGCGCGGTGGCGCACCAACTCTCCGCCGGCTTCGTGCCGATCCGCAAGAAGGGCAAGCTGCCGCACACCACCGTGCGCATCGCCTATTCGCTCGAATACGGCATCGACGAGATGGAGATGCATGTCGACGCGATCCAGCCCGGCGAGCGCGTCATCCTGGTCGACGATCTCATCGCCACCGGCGGCACCGCGGAGGGCGCGGTGAAGCTGCTGCGCCAGATCGGCGCCAACGTCGTTGCCGCCTGCTTCATCATCGACCTGCCCGAGCTCGGCGGCGCCGCCAAGCTGCGCGCCATGGACGTGCCGGTGCGCACGCTGATGACGTTCGAGGGACACTGA